Genomic DNA from Paenibacillus sp. MBLB1832:
TCTGTATTCGTTAGGAAGGAGAACGGTTAATATGCAATCATTGCTAGTGACGGGCGGTATGGGCTTTATTGGAAGCAATTTTATTCACTATTGGAAGGAACATCACCCTGAGGATCGTATCGTGAATGTTGATGCACTTACGTATGCAGGTAATCGGGATAACCTTCGCATGATGGAAGGGCAATTAGGATATGCGTTCGTTCATGGCAGTATCAGCGATGAGGCGCTTATGATGAGGCTCCTGCAAGGGATAGATGTGGTCGTTCATTTTGCAGCGGAATCGCATGTAGATCGCAGTATTGAGCACCCTGGCGGCTTCGTGATGACGAATGTGATGGGAACTCAAATCTTGCTTGAAGCTGCACGACAACGGCAAGTGAAGAAGTTTATTCATATTTCCACGGATGAAGTATATGGCTCCCTTGGAGATGAAGGGGCATTCAGTGAAATGACGCCAATCGCTCCGAACTCTCCTTATTCCGCTAGCAAAGCGGGCTCCGATTTACTCGTCCGCGCCTACTATGAAACCTATGGCTTTCCCGCTGTCATTACCCGCTGTTCCAACAATTACGGCCCCCGTCAATTTCCCGAAAAACTGATTCCCCTTGGGATCACCCGCGCCCTTCGTGATGGCATCATTCCCCTCTATGGTGATGGTTTACATGTTCGAGACTGGCTGTACGTTGAGGATCATTGTTCTGCCATTGAACGAGTGATCGCCGCTGGTGTTCCTGGAGAAGTGTACAACATCGGCGGTCAAAATGAACGAACGAATGTGGAGGTTGTAAAGCGGATCTTAGCGCTGCTAGGCAAATCGGAGCAATTAATTCAATACGTTACGGATCGCTTGGGGCATGATCGCAGATATGCGATGGATAGCTCGAAGATACATCGGGAGCTAGGCTGGGCACCTGCGTATTCGTTTGAGCAAGGACTTGCGAAGACGCTGGATTGGTATGTCCAAGAAACGGCATGGTGTGCCCGTATTGCTGATGGCTCGTACCGATGCCATAAGGAAGAGGATCCCTCATGAACATTCTGATTACAGGAGCGGGTGGGCAGTTAGGGTATGACCTTATGCGTGTCATGGGTCCGCTCCATCGCATCATCGGCGTTGCTAGAGCCAGCTTGGATGTTACTCAGGAACAAGCCGTCCTCGACCTGCTGCTCGCGCAGCGGCCAGACGTTGTCATTCATGCTGCTGCCTTTACGAATGTGGACGGAGCTGAAAGGGAGAAAGAGGCGGCTTTCCAAGTGAATGCCATGGGCGCTTTGCATGTTGCTAAAGCGTGTGAACGAATAGGTGCCAAGCTTGTCTATGTGAGCACGGATTATGTATTCGACGGGACGAAATTATCCCC
This window encodes:
- the rfbB gene encoding dTDP-glucose 4,6-dehydratase, which translates into the protein MQSLLVTGGMGFIGSNFIHYWKEHHPEDRIVNVDALTYAGNRDNLRMMEGQLGYAFVHGSISDEALMMRLLQGIDVVVHFAAESHVDRSIEHPGGFVMTNVMGTQILLEAARQRQVKKFIHISTDEVYGSLGDEGAFSEMTPIAPNSPYSASKAGSDLLVRAYYETYGFPAVITRCSNNYGPRQFPEKLIPLGITRALRDGIIPLYGDGLHVRDWLYVEDHCSAIERVIAAGVPGEVYNIGGQNERTNVEVVKRILALLGKSEQLIQYVTDRLGHDRRYAMDSSKIHRELGWAPAYSFEQGLAKTLDWYVQETAWCARIADGSYRCHKEEDPS